From the Leptospira sp. WS60.C2 genome, one window contains:
- a CDS encoding CaiB/BaiF CoA transferase family protein, with the protein MKEQNQNPNSKGPLAGVKVVDLSLLLPGPLCSQHLADMGAEVIKIENPRAYDGSRAMFKGKTGYPALFMMLNRNKKAITLNLKREQAKEILFKLLEDADILLEGFRPDGMDKMGIGYDVLKEKFPRLIYCGISGYGTSGKYVDFAGHDLNYLAISGVLDQTGNPPRPAGFQMADVGGGTLTALSAILAALYYREKTGKGQKIDISMTDASIQFISLYGGILSASGESPEAGNDILSGKLPNYNVYETKEGRYVALGALEDMFFQTFLRAAGMETLTKDHPMTEENFPIIKQKLTDYFKSKTFADLQPIFDNTDACLSPILNMKEVSEDPHMKERGMVIERNHPKYGPILQFGSPFHFSETPFVYRNDPPEHGEHTEEILSQLGFSKDHIAGFKKDRVI; encoded by the coding sequence ATGAAAGAACAAAACCAAAATCCAAATTCCAAAGGACCACTGGCAGGTGTCAAGGTCGTCGATTTGTCCTTACTCCTCCCAGGTCCACTTTGTTCCCAACATTTAGCGGATATGGGGGCAGAGGTGATTAAAATTGAAAACCCACGCGCTTATGATGGTTCGAGGGCGATGTTCAAGGGAAAAACAGGTTACCCAGCTTTATTTATGATGCTCAACCGAAACAAAAAGGCAATCACTCTCAATTTAAAACGGGAACAAGCAAAAGAGATTTTATTTAAATTGTTAGAAGATGCGGACATTCTTTTGGAAGGATTTCGACCCGATGGAATGGACAAAATGGGAATCGGTTACGATGTGCTAAAAGAAAAATTCCCAAGGTTGATTTATTGTGGGATCTCTGGTTATGGAACCAGTGGTAAATACGTAGACTTTGCAGGTCATGACTTAAACTATCTTGCGATCTCAGGTGTCCTTGACCAAACAGGGAATCCTCCAAGACCTGCTGGATTCCAAATGGCGGATGTGGGAGGCGGAACCCTCACGGCTCTCTCTGCCATCCTTGCTGCTTTATACTACCGAGAAAAAACAGGCAAGGGCCAAAAGATCGACATCTCTATGACCGATGCTTCCATCCAATTCATCTCCTTGTATGGAGGGATCCTTTCCGCATCGGGTGAGTCTCCCGAAGCTGGAAACGACATTCTTTCTGGTAAATTACCAAATTATAATGTTTATGAAACCAAAGAAGGTCGTTATGTGGCTTTGGGTGCTTTGGAAGATATGTTTTTCCAAACTTTTTTACGGGCTGCTGGTATGGAAACTCTCACCAAAGACCATCCGATGACAGAAGAAAATTTTCCGATCATCAAACAAAAGTTAACAGACTATTTTAAGTCGAAAACCTTCGCCGATTTACAACCCATTTTTGACAATACAGATGCATGCCTTTCGCCCATCTTGAATATGAAAGAGGTTTCCGAGGACCCACATATGAAAGAAAGGGGAATGGTCATCGAACGAAACCATCCCAAGTATGGACCGATTCTACAATTTGGATCTCCGTTTCATTTTTCGGAGACTCCTTTTGTGTATCGAAACGATCCTCCAGAACATGGGGAACATACGGAAGAAATTCTATCTCAATTGGGATTTTCCAAAGATCACATTGCGGGGTTCAAAAAAGACCGAGTCATCTAA
- a CDS encoding exonuclease SbcCD subunit D, protein MKLLQVSDLHLSTSTKEEESYSLAVLKEIVETAETKGCERILFCGDLFNTFPDLEALRATFLKIVSGYSGIVYFLPGNHEILEKKGSNNSYSAYDWSKKVVVLDKTPYLFFEDEGIEFLAIPHQNNYSEILLSPPPQKQTQVRIGLAHGTVSGMSFTGLQEEEEEGGSFLDPNLLQILDLDYLAIGHLHRHRFGKVGKCTVGYAGSSRVWRRGEFGPRGGIILEVEKGMVRTEFLPFLSAGEYRDIIVSLDTDGNPEVSIEDLLQNTSSADWICFRFVGYVDSMEGKQKFQETIQREWKHKFRICEFDSDESEIVVIDHISENEFIKQFLDKMNEQKNQMDPDLWKHTRITGIRFILEQGKSK, encoded by the coding sequence ATGAAGTTATTACAAGTATCCGATCTCCATCTTTCCACTTCCACAAAAGAAGAAGAATCTTACTCGCTTGCTGTCCTGAAAGAAATTGTGGAGACAGCAGAAACCAAAGGATGTGAACGAATCCTCTTTTGCGGGGATTTGTTCAATACCTTCCCTGATTTGGAGGCATTACGAGCAACCTTTCTCAAAATTGTCTCTGGGTATTCAGGTATTGTTTATTTTTTACCAGGGAACCATGAAATCTTAGAAAAAAAAGGATCTAACAACTCTTATTCGGCATATGACTGGTCGAAAAAAGTCGTGGTCTTAGACAAAACTCCTTATTTGTTTTTTGAAGACGAAGGCATTGAATTTCTTGCCATCCCTCACCAAAACAACTATTCCGAAATTTTACTCTCACCACCACCACAGAAACAAACACAAGTGCGAATTGGACTGGCACATGGAACCGTTTCGGGCATGAGTTTCACAGGTTTACAAGAAGAAGAGGAAGAAGGTGGTTCTTTTTTAGACCCGAACTTATTGCAAATCTTAGATTTAGATTATTTGGCAATCGGGCATTTGCATCGTCATCGTTTTGGAAAGGTTGGAAAGTGTACTGTTGGTTATGCTGGATCTTCCCGTGTTTGGCGAAGAGGAGAATTTGGGCCAAGAGGTGGGATCATACTCGAAGTAGAAAAAGGTATGGTTCGCACCGAATTTCTTCCTTTCTTGTCCGCAGGGGAATACAGAGACATCATTGTCAGTTTGGATACGGATGGGAATCCAGAAGTGAGCATTGAAGATCTTTTGCAAAATACTTCATCTGCTGATTGGATTTGTTTTCGCTTTGTCGGATATGTTGATTCCATGGAAGGAAAACAAAAATTTCAAGAGACCATCCAACGGGAATGGAAACATAAATTTCGCATTTGTGAATTTGACTCGGATGAATCTGAAATTGTTGTGATCGATCACATTTCTGAAAACGAATTCATCAAACAGTTTTTGGATAAAATGAATGAACAGAAGAACCAAATGGATCCTGATTTATGGAAACATACACGAATCACAGGGATTCGATTCATTTTAGAACAAGGAAAATCGAAATGA
- the tpx gene encoding thiol peroxidase — MAQVTLKGNPVPLEGSIPKPGDKAPDFKVAKQDLSDITLKDLAGKVKILVAVPSLDTPVCAIETKKFNEKVAKENGIATLIISGDLPFAMKRFCTTEGINSENLITGSQFKDFSFSKNYGTHISGGPLAGLSARAVFVVDKDDIVRYTELVPEIGSEPNYDTVLAEAKKLV; from the coding sequence ATGGCACAAGTAACACTCAAAGGAAATCCCGTTCCGCTGGAAGGATCGATCCCAAAACCTGGAGACAAAGCTCCTGATTTTAAAGTCGCCAAACAAGATTTAAGTGATATTACATTAAAAGATTTAGCAGGAAAGGTGAAAATCCTCGTAGCCGTTCCAAGCCTTGACACTCCTGTATGCGCCATTGAAACAAAAAAATTCAACGAAAAAGTCGCAAAGGAAAACGGAATCGCAACTCTCATCATTTCAGGGGATTTACCCTTTGCTATGAAACGATTTTGTACTACTGAAGGAATCAATTCTGAAAACTTAATCACTGGATCTCAGTTCAAAGATTTTTCCTTCTCCAAAAACTACGGAACTCACATCTCCGGTGGACCACTTGCCGGTCTTTCCGCAAGAGCAGTGTTTGTTGTCGACAAAGACGATATCGTACGATATACAGAGCTCGTTCCAGAAATTGGAAGTGAACCTAACTACGACACAGTACTTGCGGAAGCTAAGAAACTTGTTTAG
- a CDS encoding acyl-CoA desaturase: MTTQAEIKVKPPMDWVTTIFLLTSPLVGIFGSVYVYLYQSIHLATWALFLFYFFATGMGITVGYHRLFSHKAYEAKTPVKLLLLLFGAAAFQSTALEWSEDHRIHHKFVDTDKDPYSIKKGFWYAHIGWLFRKRKYVGHGVQDLINDPLVSWQHKHFYSISIFMSFILPGLITMIWGTFLEGFFVAGFLRLFIVHQFTFFINSACHVWGERTFSKEQTARDNWIIAFFTFGEGYHNFHHEFQMDYRNGIRWYDYDPSKWMIKFLSFFGLTYNLKKVSEEKILQKTMFIKEKETLHQYANLGEEKLKTWSEQLAHLRESAIAEYQKWSKAKQTANESEAGDSKKKFETTKESWEKLLNKPLFS, encoded by the coding sequence ATGACGACACAAGCTGAAATCAAAGTGAAACCCCCAATGGATTGGGTGACCACGATTTTTTTACTTACATCCCCTTTGGTAGGTATTTTCGGATCGGTATACGTATACCTTTACCAGTCCATTCACTTGGCAACTTGGGCACTCTTTCTGTTTTACTTTTTTGCGACAGGCATGGGAATTACCGTAGGTTATCACAGACTTTTTTCTCATAAAGCATATGAGGCAAAAACTCCCGTAAAACTTTTGTTATTACTGTTTGGAGCAGCCGCATTCCAATCGACTGCACTCGAGTGGAGCGAAGACCATCGAATCCATCACAAATTTGTGGACACTGACAAGGATCCTTATTCGATCAAAAAAGGATTCTGGTATGCCCATATTGGTTGGTTGTTTCGCAAACGAAAGTATGTTGGGCATGGTGTACAAGATTTGATCAATGACCCATTAGTATCTTGGCAACATAAACATTTTTATTCCATATCGATCTTTATGAGTTTTATCCTTCCAGGTCTTATCACTATGATTTGGGGGACTTTTTTAGAAGGTTTTTTTGTCGCTGGATTCCTTAGATTATTCATTGTTCATCAGTTCACATTTTTCATAAACAGTGCCTGCCATGTTTGGGGTGAACGAACGTTTTCCAAAGAACAAACAGCGCGAGACAATTGGATCATCGCATTTTTTACGTTTGGTGAAGGTTACCACAACTTCCATCATGAATTTCAAATGGACTACCGTAACGGCATTCGTTGGTATGATTACGATCCATCCAAGTGGATGATTAAGTTTCTTTCTTTTTTTGGTCTTACGTATAATTTGAAAAAAGTTTCAGAAGAAAAAATCCTTCAAAAAACTATGTTCATCAAAGAAAAAGAAACTTTGCATCAGTATGCTAATCTTGGCGAAGAAAAATTAAAAACTTGGTCTGAACAATTGGCGCACCTCAGAGAATCTGCGATCGCTGAATACCAAAAATGGTCAAAAGCGAAACAAACGGCGAATGAATCTGAAGCTGGTGATTCCAAAAAGAAATTTGAAACTACAAAAGAAAGTTGGGAAAAACTGTTAAACAAACCACTTTTTTCATAA
- a CDS encoding beta strand repeat-containing protein — translation MGFNTGPIRFFQKSILSFVLIIVSTFLLSCQSVTPVNLQFLFGSFFASAAGQGAVIFEAPNFLFTSENGKQAEFILRLNIEPNSSVRIGPITISDPTEGVLLSETFLEFTEDNWDEPHTVRLAGVDDLLADGNQNYRVQLGNIVTSDLRFSTQPLPVLSVVNTDNESSGVAASPVFGLLTSESGERGQISYVLQTRPMQDVYIRNFVSNDTTEATVSASELVFTPNNWDVPQSITVTGVDDFSVDDSTFQISADPTISFDPAYMGKPVPIITGTNVDNDIAGFTVVNLSGLTTTEEGGAVTFGVVLNTLPTHAVTIPSIVATPGTEGTASPTTLTFAPAEWFTPKIVTVTGVDEFIVDGSKTVSIVASAATSTDTDYNGLAGPVFPSVTNTDNDVPGFVLTTPGSLTISENAGVLNFAVRLSSQPPPGFTVTLTGISENNAITNVNTNSLVFTNSNWNIDQIIQITTNDNFIDEDARTVTLQFGSVDTGGSADPVYNSVSPPSSIIFTVTDDDTAGFTVTPVGGLVVNENGTPFTETFTVVLNSQPTQTVNIATITSSNTSEITVSPASLSFTTANWNVAQTVTITTVLDGVDDGDKNVNINFSNSASSDPKYNAVSIPAVTAINTDSNEPLVRIQNLSGSTLSENGTSTITFEIRLSLKPDANVMIGPITSSDGTEAVLLNSTSGVAPSRTLTFTPTNGQVATYSGNASESGWNVPQIITIRSVADSFDDGNIPVTIHIPQASGSFFTGLYPTGAVPGYTDTNGNLVVTVTDDDTKGFTISTTTLNLTEGGANGTFTVRLNAAPCDTPGDLTTCASGSVTIPITQETFSLPDTTQYTFSPASLTFTHTNFATAQTVTVSVVNDAINETNTRTHTLTLGAISGSGTDYEGQNPNDITINIADNDNPNPKILFTLDSGQPYFTAESGLSTFYSLRLGSRPIPGNTVTVTISSSDATEGMINNSGTPVSSKQFVFDETNWSTSIPIEIVGISDALSDGNVSYNITVSGTETGSFPSWYDSFVGSNGATANLVNYSISENPITVITPQSMVRAETAAAFSIYILLSQAPTDDVTIPISSSTSFPCQLFSTPTVSQFNISVGSVTLTSANWNTIGAHNTITVTPFNDAVDDGNVTCPIIVGILSSSDGFYNGINPFPSANYPELTLNDNDTSGLTTTGFTPATVITSQSGATSEFYIHLNSQPTADVTINFAVAPSGLVQFPTAPLTFTPSNFGTGQLVTVQGQDTVDLTDVNFNITPQITSSESGTGFSPSTIYSALTPSSIPGIHLYNLYDIIPCTNPNIVSACGTSPNSSGGLVTSPNLITSENGAEARFQVRLRARPTSNVTINVNSSNMAEGTVSSSNLTFTSTDWNTFQNIVITGVDDGLIDGTILYSILFGSLSGGGSGFNGESLPSVFVSNQDND, via the coding sequence ATGGGATTCAATACGGGACCAATCAGATTCTTTCAAAAATCGATCCTTTCTTTTGTCCTGATTATTGTCTCCACATTCCTACTCTCATGCCAATCGGTAACTCCTGTTAATTTACAGTTTTTGTTCGGATCCTTTTTTGCTTCGGCGGCCGGACAAGGTGCTGTAATTTTTGAAGCTCCGAATTTTTTATTCACGAGTGAAAATGGAAAACAAGCAGAATTCATACTTCGTTTGAACATTGAACCGAACAGTTCAGTGAGGATTGGGCCCATTACCATCTCTGATCCAACAGAAGGTGTGCTTTTGTCCGAAACGTTTCTGGAATTTACAGAGGACAATTGGGACGAACCGCATACTGTCCGTTTGGCGGGAGTGGATGATCTTTTGGCAGATGGAAACCAAAATTACCGAGTGCAGTTAGGAAATATTGTAACATCAGACCTTCGTTTTTCGACCCAACCTCTTCCTGTTCTCTCAGTGGTTAACACTGACAACGAATCCTCAGGTGTTGCGGCAAGTCCTGTGTTTGGACTTCTCACTTCAGAATCAGGAGAGAGAGGTCAAATTTCCTATGTCTTACAAACAAGACCCATGCAAGATGTATACATTCGTAATTTTGTGTCGAATGATACTACAGAAGCAACTGTTTCTGCAAGTGAGCTTGTCTTTACGCCTAACAACTGGGATGTGCCACAGTCGATCACAGTAACTGGTGTTGACGACTTTAGCGTGGATGATAGTACATTCCAAATTTCAGCAGATCCAACAATATCCTTTGATCCAGCCTATATGGGAAAACCAGTACCAATCATCACAGGAACGAATGTCGACAATGATATTGCAGGTTTTACTGTGGTGAATTTATCAGGGCTAACAACTACAGAAGAAGGAGGTGCCGTGACATTTGGTGTGGTTTTGAATACTTTACCTACACATGCGGTCACCATTCCATCCATTGTTGCGACACCGGGAACGGAAGGAACAGCCAGTCCAACAACACTTACGTTTGCACCAGCTGAGTGGTTTACACCTAAAATCGTGACGGTGACAGGTGTAGATGAATTCATTGTCGATGGTTCCAAAACGGTTTCGATTGTGGCAAGTGCTGCCACTTCAACGGACACAGATTACAATGGTTTGGCGGGACCAGTATTTCCTTCCGTGACCAATACTGACAACGATGTCCCCGGCTTTGTTCTCACAACACCGGGAAGTCTGACTATCTCAGAGAATGCAGGTGTCTTAAATTTTGCAGTCAGGCTTTCTTCTCAACCTCCACCTGGTTTTACTGTGACACTCACTGGAATTAGCGAAAACAATGCCATTACCAATGTGAATACAAATTCATTGGTCTTTACGAATTCGAATTGGAACATCGACCAAATCATCCAAATCACAACAAATGATAATTTTATTGATGAAGATGCAAGAACGGTAACCTTACAGTTTGGCTCCGTCGATACAGGAGGAAGTGCCGATCCAGTTTATAATTCCGTCTCTCCTCCTTCATCGATCATTTTTACCGTAACGGATGATGACACAGCAGGGTTCACAGTCACCCCAGTTGGTGGTTTAGTTGTGAATGAAAACGGAACTCCCTTTACAGAGACATTTACTGTGGTTCTCAATTCGCAACCCACACAAACAGTAAACATTGCCACAATTACTTCAAGTAATACGTCTGAAATCACCGTTTCTCCAGCTTCTTTATCCTTTACAACTGCCAACTGGAATGTAGCACAGACAGTTACCATTACGACAGTGTTAGATGGTGTAGATGATGGAGACAAAAATGTGAACATCAATTTTTCTAACTCCGCTTCAAGTGACCCTAAGTACAATGCCGTCTCCATCCCAGCAGTCACGGCAATCAACACGGATAGCAACGAACCATTGGTACGAATCCAAAACCTATCTGGTTCCACGTTAAGCGAAAATGGCACATCCACCATCACTTTTGAAATTCGTTTGTCTTTAAAACCTGATGCCAATGTGATGATTGGCCCCATAACATCATCTGATGGTACTGAGGCAGTTTTACTGAATAGTACCTCAGGAGTGGCACCATCTCGAACATTGACATTCACACCAACGAATGGACAAGTGGCTACCTATTCGGGAAATGCAAGTGAAAGTGGTTGGAATGTGCCTCAAATCATCACGATCCGTTCCGTCGCCGATTCTTTCGATGATGGGAATATTCCCGTCACCATACACATTCCACAAGCGAGTGGATCATTTTTTACAGGTTTATATCCAACCGGTGCGGTCCCTGGGTATACAGATACAAACGGGAATTTGGTGGTCACAGTCACGGATGATGACACGAAAGGTTTTACAATCTCCACGACAACACTGAATCTAACAGAAGGTGGTGCCAATGGAACGTTTACCGTACGATTGAATGCGGCACCTTGCGACACACCAGGAGATTTAACAACATGTGCTAGTGGTTCTGTTACCATACCCATCACTCAAGAAACCTTTTCTCTTCCTGACACCACGCAGTATACATTTTCTCCCGCAAGCCTTACCTTTACTCATACAAACTTTGCAACAGCCCAAACTGTTACTGTATCGGTGGTCAATGATGCAATCAATGAAACCAATACAAGAACCCATACTCTCACATTAGGTGCTATTTCAGGATCAGGAACAGATTACGAGGGACAAAATCCGAATGATATTACAATCAATATTGCAGATAACGACAATCCGAATCCAAAAATTCTGTTTACCTTAGATTCAGGGCAACCTTACTTCACAGCAGAATCAGGTCTCTCCACTTTCTATAGTCTGCGACTTGGTAGTCGACCTATTCCCGGAAATACTGTTACCGTAACAATATCCTCATCGGATGCAACGGAAGGAATGATTAATAATAGCGGAACACCCGTTAGTTCCAAACAATTTGTTTTTGATGAAACCAATTGGAGCACTTCGATACCCATTGAAATCGTTGGCATATCCGATGCCCTGAGCGATGGCAATGTCAGTTATAACATAACAGTTTCTGGAACTGAGACAGGAAGTTTTCCCTCTTGGTACGATAGTTTTGTCGGAAGTAATGGTGCTACCGCAAATCTCGTAAATTATAGCATTTCAGAAAATCCCATCACTGTCATTACACCTCAATCGATGGTTCGGGCTGAAACGGCCGCCGCGTTTTCGATCTACATTCTACTTTCGCAGGCTCCCACAGATGATGTGACCATTCCGATTTCCTCTTCTACTAGTTTCCCATGCCAATTATTTTCCACACCAACCGTCTCACAATTCAACATTTCGGTTGGTTCGGTTACTTTAACAAGCGCTAACTGGAATACAATTGGTGCCCATAACACCATCACAGTTACCCCTTTTAACGACGCAGTGGATGATGGCAATGTCACTTGTCCGATTATCGTGGGAATTCTTTCTTCCAGTGATGGTTTTTACAATGGAATCAATCCTTTTCCCTCCGCGAACTACCCAGAACTTACCTTAAACGACAATGATACGTCAGGTCTAACAACAACAGGTTTTACACCTGCCACTGTCATCACATCACAATCGGGTGCAACCTCAGAATTTTATATCCACCTCAATTCGCAACCAACGGCGGATGTAACGATCAATTTTGCTGTGGCACCCAGTGGGCTTGTGCAATTTCCGACGGCTCCACTCACATTCACTCCTTCCAATTTTGGAACAGGGCAACTGGTAACTGTTCAGGGACAAGATACGGTAGATCTGACCGATGTGAATTTTAACATCACACCACAAATCACTTCGAGTGAATCAGGAACTGGATTTTCACCTTCTACCATCTACAGTGCTCTCACACCCAGTTCCATTCCTGGTATTCATTTGTACAATTTGTATGACATCATTCCCTGCACAAATCCCAACATTGTATCAGCGTGTGGAACCTCTCCCAATAGTTCGGGTGGACTTGTCACATCACCTAACTTAATCACTTCGGAGAATGGTGCAGAGGCTCGTTTCCAAGTTCGATTGAGAGCACGTCCCACCTCGAATGTTACTATCAATGTGAATAGTTCCAATATGGCAGAGGGAACGGTGTCTTCTTCCAATTTGACTTTTACCTCCACGGATTGGAACACATTTCAAAACATTGTGATCACCGGAGTGGATGATGGACTGATTGATGGAACAATCTTGTATTCCATTTTATTTGGATCTCTATCGGGAGGTGGGTCTGGTTTCAACGGAGAATCATTGCCAAGTGTCTTTGTCTCCAATCAGGACAATGACTGA
- a CDS encoding ATP-binding protein: protein MKLKLENFGIFPSKEFPIDRVTVFTGPNESGKTTILDAFVSALVKVSGNNKYGAILNERYQEKRNADLGIPKQTLNPNLYLNSLVIREGNMDVGYDKELIKVIEQSIFDSGYNPSKLKEKAIQQTEKTGTRKVAKDWNLALSELEAAKQEFFEAEKVLHQVSSQFVELPSWELERQKKIAELQTLQKEQTQSLSALEELKQKEQHAEADRVYQQILQWEVLVSANREDGKVLQPELEKQAKQLEEFIRSQKQKLASQKEQIVAWESQKDNLIITKSNLDSKFQKMESYFPNFESWKDTLRKFQEDSPRLSKVKWNITYLSLAIVSLAFALFSSLVGIVSDLGNWPYVVGGAFFITSILVFAFRAREIISEKDETKWNEMVRRIASEMEMKTLGEWKPDTLQFDSLQLTFQRFEREYTKLKLELQTLLDQIKKWESDILTLQNQSKKDKEQLEESEKKLNSLFQTLGVRSLTELSEQLVQMRLKSEKIKTFEDLFRLEEKKWGCVGIEALKLKLKDKIGDWEKKGIGKHFQIEDQSTKQRLENKLLELSTTIRNLEKDNVELEKKLDTGKKVLESKIVPAQSRWEISKKNLESKEKKKHDFEKNYHAFEVLAKIFSEMEVESQDKMSSLVKSLQSRIDAMKGNLSSKQIQWNGFSDEIQVVSDTNNLQMSFVNLSTGTKEQISYVLRLEYAFRIGNQYQIPYLLLDEPFRHMDDERRDAALEYTLQCIVDAGKEWKVVFFSFDEDLVKRIEDLAEKWKLPCQIHSLTKQVS, encoded by the coding sequence ATGAAGTTAAAATTAGAAAACTTCGGTATCTTCCCATCAAAAGAATTTCCAATTGATAGGGTCACTGTATTTACTGGCCCAAATGAATCTGGAAAAACCACAATCCTGGATGCATTTGTTTCTGCCCTCGTAAAAGTGAGTGGAAATAATAAATACGGCGCGATTTTAAATGAAAGGTATCAAGAAAAACGAAACGCAGATTTAGGAATTCCAAAACAAACTCTTAATCCTAATTTATATTTAAACTCACTCGTGATCCGAGAAGGAAATATGGATGTTGGTTATGATAAAGAACTCATCAAAGTCATTGAACAAAGTATCTTTGATAGTGGTTACAATCCTTCTAAATTAAAGGAAAAGGCAATCCAACAAACAGAAAAAACAGGTACTCGTAAAGTCGCGAAGGATTGGAATCTCGCTTTATCTGAATTGGAAGCCGCAAAACAGGAGTTTTTTGAAGCAGAAAAAGTTTTACACCAAGTTTCGAGTCAATTCGTTGAATTACCGAGCTGGGAATTAGAGCGGCAAAAAAAAATAGCGGAACTCCAAACTCTTCAAAAGGAACAAACTCAATCACTCTCGGCACTTGAAGAATTAAAACAAAAAGAACAACATGCGGAAGCAGACCGTGTCTACCAACAAATTCTCCAATGGGAAGTTCTTGTTTCTGCCAATAGGGAAGATGGAAAAGTTTTACAACCTGAATTGGAAAAACAGGCTAAACAATTAGAAGAATTCATTCGTTCCCAGAAACAAAAACTAGCGAGCCAAAAAGAACAAATCGTTGCATGGGAATCACAAAAAGACAACTTGATTATTACTAAATCTAATTTAGATTCCAAATTTCAAAAAATGGAATCGTATTTTCCAAATTTTGAAAGCTGGAAGGATACCTTACGCAAATTCCAAGAAGATTCTCCTAGACTTTCTAAAGTAAAATGGAATATAACATATCTTAGTTTAGCAATCGTTTCGTTAGCATTTGCCCTTTTTTCTTCTCTCGTTGGAATCGTTTCTGATTTGGGAAATTGGCCGTATGTTGTGGGTGGAGCTTTTTTCATCACATCCATACTTGTTTTTGCATTCCGTGCTCGGGAAATCATTTCGGAAAAAGATGAAACCAAATGGAATGAGATGGTTCGTCGGATCGCAAGTGAAATGGAAATGAAAACTCTCGGTGAATGGAAACCGGATACACTTCAGTTTGATTCCTTACAACTAACCTTCCAAAGATTTGAACGAGAATATACAAAACTCAAATTAGAACTACAAACTCTTTTAGACCAAATCAAAAAATGGGAATCAGATATTCTGACACTTCAAAACCAATCCAAAAAAGACAAAGAGCAATTGGAAGAATCGGAGAAAAAACTGAATTCCTTATTCCAAACATTAGGTGTTCGTTCTTTAACAGAACTGAGCGAACAATTAGTGCAAATGCGCTTAAAATCAGAAAAAATCAAAACGTTTGAAGATTTATTTCGTTTGGAAGAAAAAAAATGGGGATGTGTTGGAATCGAAGCTTTAAAACTCAAATTGAAAGATAAAATTGGTGATTGGGAAAAAAAGGGAATTGGCAAACACTTTCAAATCGAAGACCAGTCCACCAAACAAAGATTAGAAAATAAGTTACTAGAACTTTCTACAACCATTCGAAATCTCGAAAAAGACAATGTCGAACTAGAAAAAAAACTGGATACGGGAAAAAAGGTTTTAGAATCGAAAATCGTACCTGCGCAGAGCAGATGGGAAATCTCCAAAAAGAATCTAGAATCGAAAGAAAAAAAGAAACATGACTTCGAAAAAAATTACCACGCCTTTGAAGTTTTAGCCAAAATATTTTCAGAGATGGAAGTCGAAAGTCAGGACAAAATGTCCTCTCTTGTGAAGTCTTTACAATCGAGAATCGATGCAATGAAAGGAAATCTCTCTTCAAAACAAATCCAATGGAATGGATTTTCAGATGAGATCCAAGTGGTGAGTGACACAAATAATCTGCAAATGTCCTTCGTGAATCTATCTACGGGAACAAAAGAACAAATTTCCTATGTATTGCGATTGGAGTATGCATTTCGAATCGGGAACCAATATCAAATCCCCTATCTTTTGTTAGATGAGCCTTTTAGGCATATGGATGACGAGAGAAGAGATGCTGCTTTGGAATATACATTGCAATGTATCGTAGATGCAGGAAAGGAATGGAAAGTTGTGTTTTTTAGTTTTGATGAGGATTTGGTAAAGAGAATCGAAGATTTGGCAGAAAAGTGGAAACTTCCCTGCCAAATTCATTCTTTAACTAAACAAGTTTCTTAG